The Nonlabens spongiae genome contains a region encoding:
- a CDS encoding ComEC/Rec2 family competence protein, producing the protein MSYPFYRILFLFIAGIIAARFNVIQFEFAQISIGIFLLIILISRFLKPLWVKKYVYGGSVLAFFFGLGSFLSYRAQQLPEHHFTNQDVIGEEHLIKFKLTDRLTPNEFNSRFYADVKEINGKLSTGRILVLFKRADSVSYNVGQELLVYDDINDASDARNPGDFNYKEYLASIDVYGQLYVDLPNVFEVVNSTSENLGFLDRLRENILNELAQSGLHLEPRSMIEALVLGQRQNIDPEITKSFRDAGVIHILALSGLHVGIILLILRWLTRPVLRLKNGNWIQSGIVVFLLWCFAMMTGLSPSIFRAVTMFSFVAVGMNINRKASVFHSLTLSAFVLLFVDTRLLFQVGFQLSYMAVYSIVLFQPILARVWPWRNKIKDFFWNILTVTLAAQIGVAPLSVFYFHQLPGLFLVGNMVLLPSLPFIIGAALLLIVLLLVNAPSSWLVSALNNALEWIISFVGNISSYDTFIFKDLYVELYELILLYIIIIGIALYLRPYVKRSRRQIITWMRPNWMLHVSLTALVVLITIGIIIDTTYNENKVLLLHQARGSAISLSNNEHAHLLVDLSKMDSLRAQTSLERLINISPHRDRQLDTLHLKNEFSFKEVYLIRIDSTGVWHAAPKNQLVLLSHSPKINLERLIEELKPKAIISDGSNYRSSVEQWKATCDENGVPFFNTYEEGAIDLRALAATSLVLPQHQP; encoded by the coding sequence ATGTCCTACCCATTTTATAGGATTTTGTTTCTGTTCATCGCCGGAATCATTGCTGCCCGATTTAATGTAATACAATTTGAATTTGCGCAAATTTCAATAGGCATCTTTCTATTAATCATTCTGATCTCCAGATTTTTGAAGCCCTTGTGGGTGAAAAAGTATGTTTATGGTGGGTCGGTGCTGGCCTTCTTCTTTGGGCTAGGCAGTTTTTTGTCTTATCGTGCACAGCAGCTGCCTGAGCATCATTTCACAAATCAAGATGTGATAGGAGAGGAGCACCTGATCAAATTCAAACTTACTGATCGCTTGACACCCAATGAATTCAATTCTAGATTTTATGCCGATGTTAAAGAAATCAATGGCAAGCTTTCTACGGGCCGCATTTTAGTCCTTTTCAAAAGAGCCGATTCAGTTTCTTACAATGTAGGTCAAGAATTGCTCGTTTATGATGATATTAATGATGCTAGTGATGCACGCAATCCTGGAGATTTCAACTATAAAGAATATCTCGCCAGCATCGATGTTTACGGGCAACTTTATGTGGATTTACCCAATGTTTTTGAAGTCGTAAACTCCACTTCTGAAAACTTAGGTTTCTTAGACCGTTTGAGGGAAAATATTCTCAATGAATTAGCTCAATCTGGGTTACATCTTGAGCCTAGATCCATGATTGAAGCCTTAGTGTTAGGACAACGTCAAAACATTGATCCAGAAATCACCAAAAGCTTTAGAGATGCTGGAGTGATCCATATTTTGGCTCTGAGCGGATTGCACGTGGGAATCATATTGTTGATTTTGCGATGGCTTACTAGACCCGTATTACGATTGAAAAACGGGAACTGGATCCAGAGTGGGATTGTAGTATTTCTGCTATGGTGTTTTGCAATGATGACTGGGTTGTCGCCCTCGATTTTTAGAGCCGTGACCATGTTCTCCTTTGTGGCGGTAGGAATGAATATTAACAGAAAAGCATCTGTATTTCATTCACTTACCTTGTCCGCTTTTGTTCTTCTGTTTGTCGATACTCGCTTGCTTTTTCAAGTTGGTTTCCAGCTCAGTTATATGGCCGTTTATTCCATCGTTTTGTTTCAGCCTATACTGGCGCGCGTGTGGCCCTGGCGCAATAAAATCAAAGATTTCTTCTGGAACATTCTTACGGTTACGCTGGCTGCTCAAATAGGTGTGGCTCCTTTGAGCGTTTTCTATTTTCATCAGTTACCAGGATTGTTCTTAGTGGGAAACATGGTTTTGCTGCCTTCTTTACCGTTTATAATCGGTGCGGCGCTTTTACTGATTGTTTTGTTGCTGGTAAATGCTCCGTCGTCATGGTTAGTTTCAGCTTTAAATAATGCTCTTGAATGGATCATCAGCTTCGTAGGGAATATCAGTTCTTATGATACTTTTATTTTCAAAGATCTTTATGTAGAACTGTATGAGCTCATCTTGTTATACATAATCATTATTGGGATTGCACTTTATTTGAGACCCTATGTAAAAAGATCCCGCCGACAAATCATCACCTGGATGCGGCCGAACTGGATGTTGCATGTTTCTCTTACTGCTTTGGTTGTTTTAATAACTATAGGAATAATTATAGATACGACCTACAATGAAAACAAAGTGCTGCTTTTACATCAAGCGCGTGGAAGTGCCATAAGTTTGAGTAACAATGAGCACGCACATCTGCTCGTCGATCTGTCAAAAATGGACAGTTTACGCGCGCAAACCAGTCTTGAGCGATTAATTAATATTTCTCCGCATCGTGATAGGCAGCTGGACACGCTTCATCTTAAAAACGAATTCAGCTTTAAGGAAGTCTATTTGATACGGATCGATTCTACCGGTGTTTGGCATGCTGCACCTAAAAACCAATTGGTATTACTTTCCCACTCGCCCAAAATCAATCTGGAACGATTGATTGAAGAGCTCAAGCCCAAAGCCATCATCAGCGACGGTTCTAATTATAGGAGTAGCGTGGAACAATGGAAAGCTACTTGTGATGAGAATGGCGTACCTTTTTTTAATACTTATGAGGAAGGGGCGATTGATTTGCGGGCGTTGGCAGCAACTAGCCTTGTACTTCCTCAACATCAGCCATGA
- a CDS encoding ribonucleotide-diphosphate reductase subunit beta, protein MDVTHIRKRDFTLKEFDLSKITQAILKAMQATHNGAENDAQNVALEVYKTLMGRKELDNDYIPTVEQVQDIVETQLMATEFHEAAKAYILYRNERALERKTDIFEKRITLKPYEYPQLYEYVPAIRHSYWIHTEYNFTSDIQDFKTRLDDTERSAIKNTMLAISQIEVAVKSFWGDIYHRMPKPEIGAVGATFAESEVRHADAYSHLLEILGLNKEFKTLKKKPVIMKRVQYLESALRRAKSDSDKEYAESILLFSIFIEHVSLFSQFLIIMAFNKHKNMLKGVSNVVEATSKEEQIHGDFGIDIIKILQTEHPEWFTAEYDAAIQQMCRDAYDAENDIIDWIFENGELEFLPKQVVKEFIKNRFNRSLTSIGSTPIFEVDESQLNETEWFDDEIIGTKHGDFFVKRSVNYSKKTKSVTEDDLF, encoded by the coding sequence ATGGACGTAACACACATCAGAAAGCGCGATTTCACCCTTAAAGAATTTGACCTCAGCAAGATAACCCAGGCTATTTTGAAAGCTATGCAGGCCACCCATAACGGAGCCGAGAATGATGCCCAAAATGTCGCCCTTGAAGTCTATAAAACCTTGATGGGTCGCAAGGAGCTTGACAATGATTATATTCCTACCGTAGAACAGGTTCAAGATATCGTAGAGACGCAGCTCATGGCTACAGAATTTCATGAAGCAGCAAAAGCTTACATACTTTATAGAAACGAGCGTGCTCTAGAGCGCAAGACTGATATTTTTGAGAAGCGTATCACGTTGAAGCCTTATGAATATCCACAGCTTTATGAATACGTTCCTGCCATAAGACACAGTTACTGGATCCATACAGAATATAATTTTACTAGTGACATCCAAGATTTCAAAACAAGACTGGACGATACGGAACGCAGTGCGATTAAAAACACCATGCTGGCGATCTCACAGATCGAGGTGGCGGTGAAGTCTTTTTGGGGAGACATCTACCACCGCATGCCCAAGCCGGAGATAGGTGCCGTGGGAGCAACATTTGCGGAGAGTGAAGTACGCCATGCCGATGCCTACTCGCATCTTTTGGAAATTTTAGGTCTCAACAAAGAATTCAAGACGCTTAAGAAGAAACCTGTAATCATGAAGCGCGTTCAGTATCTAGAAAGCGCTTTGAGAAGAGCAAAAAGCGATAGTGACAAAGAGTATGCAGAATCGATTCTTTTGTTCTCAATTTTCATCGAGCATGTGTCGCTTTTCAGTCAGTTCTTGATCATTATGGCTTTTAACAAGCACAAGAACATGCTTAAAGGCGTTTCAAATGTGGTTGAGGCAACATCAAAAGAAGAACAGATTCACGGCGACTTTGGCATCGATATCATCAAAATCCTTCAAACCGAGCATCCAGAATGGTTCACTGCTGAGTATGATGCAGCCATCCAGCAAATGTGTCGCGATGCTTATGATGCAGAGAACGATATCATCGACTGGATCTTTGAAAATGGAGAACTAGAATTCCTACCTAAGCAAGTCGTGAAAGAATTTATCAAAAACAGATTTAATAGATCGCTTACCAGTATAGGCAGTACGCCCATTTTTGAGGTAGATGAAAGTCAACTGAACGAGACAGAATGGTTTGACGATGAGATCATCGGCACAAAACATGGAGACTTCTTTGTGAAGCGCAGTGTGAACTATTCCAAGAAGACAAAAAGTGTTACTGAAGACGATCTATTTTAA
- a CDS encoding radical SAM protein, translating to MKKDFNHLQSLYWVFTQLCNDDCDHCYNDSSPFGKRISHDDCMAIIDNMPDRIDRIILSGGEPLADIKLLHAILDKIQEKYQDATQVMIQTNGDLLNEEKLQTLIDKGVSRFDIASIDRYHKKAGSRLMELADIFESCGVVGTEKDPLIEGEHYLAENSLSWGYWGASEEMWLGGNWARGKAMKHDIWMKDPDHNFCTILSGARNFLGGYDDIPNEISIQLWRINPCCPGTHFPMGDARKQKVSEVLNRASKNFVFKMLNDGEPLKMGLELGVSEEEAKAKNDELKNICLYCDHFLKCNKDKIFDENGVMADVEEVQG from the coding sequence ATGAAGAAAGATTTTAACCACTTACAGTCCCTTTACTGGGTATTTACCCAATTGTGTAACGATGACTGTGACCATTGCTATAATGACAGCAGCCCTTTTGGGAAGCGCATATCGCATGACGACTGCATGGCGATCATTGATAATATGCCAGATCGCATTGATCGGATTATTTTGAGTGGTGGTGAACCGCTGGCAGATATTAAATTGTTGCATGCGATTCTGGACAAGATCCAAGAAAAGTACCAAGACGCTACTCAAGTTATGATCCAAACCAATGGTGATTTACTCAACGAGGAAAAACTACAAACCCTTATCGATAAGGGAGTCAGTCGTTTTGACATCGCCAGCATAGATCGTTATCACAAAAAAGCGGGTAGCCGCCTAATGGAACTCGCCGATATTTTTGAGAGCTGTGGCGTGGTGGGAACTGAAAAAGACCCCTTGATTGAAGGGGAACATTATCTTGCCGAAAATTCGCTGAGCTGGGGCTACTGGGGCGCGAGTGAAGAAATGTGGCTGGGAGGTAACTGGGCGCGTGGCAAAGCGATGAAACACGACATCTGGATGAAAGATCCCGATCACAACTTCTGTACGATTTTAAGTGGTGCGCGTAATTTTTTAGGCGGTTATGATGACATCCCAAATGAAATAAGCATTCAGCTCTGGCGCATCAATCCCTGCTGCCCGGGAACCCACTTCCCGATGGGTGATGCGAGAAAACAAAAAGTAAGCGAGGTACTCAATCGTGCCAGCAAGAATTTTGTCTTCAAAATGCTCAACGATGGCGAGCCACTAAAAATGGGACTGGAACTGGGCGTGAGTGAAGAAGAAGCAAAAGCTAAAAACGATGAGCTCAAAAACATTTGCCTCTACTGCGACCACTTTTTAAAATGCAACAAGGATAAAATTTTTGACGAAAACGGCGTCATGGCTGATGTTGAGGAAGTACAAGGCTAG
- a CDS encoding DUF3109 family protein — protein sequence MFQLGKTIVSDDLIEKDFVCNLNACKGICCVAGEAGAPLEHAELEILDQEHENIKPYLRPEGIAALQEQGNWIERENGELETTLVNNKECAYTIFKDDGTAMCGIEAAYRDGATGFYKPISCHLYPVRIQEYTDFKAVNYHKWQICDDACALGEELSVPVYKFVKEALIRKFGPEWYNELEEIAQDFS from the coding sequence ATGTTTCAGCTAGGAAAAACCATCGTTTCTGATGATCTTATAGAGAAAGACTTTGTATGCAATCTCAATGCTTGTAAAGGGATTTGTTGCGTTGCGGGCGAGGCTGGAGCTCCTTTGGAACATGCTGAATTGGAAATTCTAGATCAGGAACATGAGAACATTAAGCCATACCTGCGCCCAGAAGGGATTGCCGCACTACAAGAGCAAGGCAACTGGATCGAGCGAGAAAACGGCGAGCTGGAAACCACTTTAGTAAATAATAAAGAGTGCGCTTATACCATTTTTAAAGATGATGGCACCGCGATGTGTGGTATTGAAGCAGCATATCGTGATGGTGCCACCGGTTTCTACAAACCGATTTCTTGCCATTTATATCCGGTCAGGATTCAAGAATACACTGATTTTAAAGCCGTGAATTACCACAAATGGCAAATTTGCGATGATGCTTGTGCGCTGGGTGAAGAATTGAGCGTGCCGGTCTATAAATTTGTCAAGGAGGCTTTGATCAGAAAATTTGGTCCAGAATGGTATAATGAGCTGGAGGAGATTGCTCAGGATTTTTCGTAG
- a CDS encoding ribonucleoside-diphosphate reductase subunit alpha: MKAIQQEIQVQKELTAAEKLQQARKETIAQHNADKPFAWLNENSRKFLGAGYLTDGVSAESRIREIAERAEQILGIDGYADKFYDYMGRGFYSLASPVWSNFGKERGLPISCFGSHVDDDMGNILYTQSEVGMMSKLGGGTSGYFGKIRHRGAPVKNNGEASGAVHIMQLFESMVDVVSQGSVRRGRFSPYLSIEHPDIKEFLEIGTEGNPIQNLTHGVTVTSKWLEEMKAGDTEKRKIWARVLQSRGEMGYPYIFFTDNANNGRPEVFKDKNLPIYASNLCTEIMLPSNDQWSFVCVLSSVNLLHYDKWKDTDAVETMIYFLDAIITEFIEKLEVYRDSPSREDRQTFLFMERAYNFAKDNRALGLGALGWHSLLQSKRYAFNSKEAYDLNSEIFKEIKVRSYKASAELAEKFGEPETLKGYGRRNATLNAVAPTTSSAFILGQVSQGIEPIWSNIYVKDIAKIKTTIKNPYLEELLTEKGMNTKEVWRDIRDHDGSVQHLDFLTQDEKDVFKTYSELDQLDIIYQAANRQNHIDQGQSVNIIVHPDMPVKDINKIHMTAWELGLKSLYYQHSMNAAQKFKQKKECASCEA, translated from the coding sequence ATGAAAGCTATACAACAAGAAATTCAAGTACAAAAAGAACTCACTGCAGCTGAAAAACTGCAGCAAGCGAGAAAAGAAACCATCGCACAGCACAATGCTGATAAACCCTTTGCATGGTTGAATGAAAACAGCCGCAAGTTTTTGGGTGCTGGCTATCTGACTGATGGGGTATCGGCAGAATCGCGCATCAGAGAGATTGCTGAGCGTGCGGAGCAAATCTTAGGAATAGACGGATATGCCGATAAGTTCTACGATTATATGGGTCGTGGATTCTATTCTCTAGCGTCTCCGGTCTGGTCTAATTTCGGTAAAGAAAGAGGCTTGCCTATCAGCTGTTTCGGCTCTCATGTAGATGATGATATGGGGAACATTCTCTACACTCAGTCTGAGGTAGGAATGATGTCTAAGCTAGGTGGTGGTACTTCTGGGTATTTCGGTAAGATAAGACACCGTGGAGCACCTGTTAAAAATAACGGCGAAGCAAGTGGAGCGGTTCACATCATGCAGTTGTTTGAAAGCATGGTAGACGTTGTGAGTCAAGGGTCTGTGCGTCGCGGTAGATTCTCCCCTTATTTGTCTATCGAGCATCCAGACATCAAGGAATTTCTAGAAATAGGAACGGAAGGAAATCCTATCCAAAACCTAACACACGGTGTTACCGTAACTAGCAAATGGCTGGAAGAAATGAAGGCGGGTGATACGGAGAAACGTAAGATTTGGGCAAGAGTATTGCAAAGTCGTGGTGAGATGGGCTACCCGTACATCTTCTTCACAGACAATGCTAACAACGGTCGCCCAGAGGTATTCAAGGATAAAAACCTACCGATCTACGCGAGCAACCTGTGTACTGAAATCATGTTGCCGAGCAATGATCAGTGGTCTTTCGTTTGTGTACTTTCCAGCGTGAACCTACTTCACTACGACAAGTGGAAGGATACTGATGCAGTTGAGACCATGATCTACTTCCTCGATGCGATCATTACGGAGTTTATTGAAAAGCTGGAAGTTTACCGAGACAGCCCAAGCCGTGAGGACCGCCAGACGTTCTTGTTTATGGAGCGTGCTTATAATTTTGCCAAAGACAACCGTGCTTTAGGTTTGGGAGCTTTGGGATGGCACTCACTCCTACAGTCTAAGCGTTATGCTTTCAATAGTAAAGAAGCTTATGATCTGAACAGCGAGATTTTCAAGGAGATCAAGGTGCGCTCGTACAAAGCAAGTGCAGAACTAGCAGAGAAATTTGGAGAGCCAGAAACTTTGAAAGGTTACGGTCGACGCAATGCAACTTTAAATGCGGTTGCGCCTACAACTTCTTCGGCGTTTATTTTGGGACAGGTTTCTCAAGGAATTGAGCCGATCTGGTCAAACATTTATGTCAAAGACATCGCCAAGATCAAGACCACGATCAAGAATCCTTACCTAGAGGAACTGCTGACCGAAAAAGGCATGAATACTAAGGAAGTCTGGAGAGACATCAGAGATCATGATGGTTCTGTGCAGCATCTTGATTTCTTGACTCAGGACGAAAAAGATGTGTTCAAGACCTACAGCGAGCTGGATCAGTTGGATATCATCTATCAGGCGGCAAATAGGCAGAACCACATCGATCAGGGACAATCGGTAAACATTATCGTACATCCAGATATGCCGGTGAAGGACATCAATAAAATCCACATGACCGCGTGGGAACTTGGTTTAAAATCCTTGTATTACCAGCACAGCATGAACGCTGCCCAAAAATTCAAGCAGAAAAAAGAATGTGCGAGCTGCGAGGCTTAA
- the pyrH gene encoding UMP kinase, producing the protein MKYNRILLKLSGEALMGTRQYGIDPVRLAEYAEEIKKVTELGIQVAIVIGGGNIFRGVAGASNGMDRVQGDHMGMLATVINGLALQSALEDADVQTRLQTAIKINEVAEPFIRRRAIRHLEKGRVVIFGGGTGNPYFTTDSAAVLRAIEIEADVILKGTRVDGIYTADPEKDTSATKFDHITFEDVLKKGLKVMDTTAFTLSQENELPIIVFDMNTQGNLLKLLKGENIGTTVQ; encoded by the coding sequence ATGAAATACAATCGCATCCTTCTCAAACTATCAGGTGAGGCTCTTATGGGCACCAGACAATATGGAATCGACCCAGTTCGTCTTGCTGAATATGCTGAAGAAATCAAGAAAGTAACTGAACTAGGAATTCAAGTTGCCATCGTAATAGGCGGTGGGAATATTTTCAGAGGAGTCGCTGGTGCTAGCAATGGTATGGATCGAGTGCAGGGAGACCACATGGGAATGCTGGCTACCGTAATTAATGGTCTAGCCCTTCAAAGCGCCCTTGAAGATGCTGATGTACAAACTCGATTACAAACTGCTATTAAAATCAACGAGGTGGCTGAGCCTTTTATAAGAAGAAGGGCAATACGTCATCTTGAAAAGGGTCGTGTGGTGATTTTTGGTGGTGGAACTGGAAATCCTTATTTCACAACAGATAGTGCTGCAGTTTTGAGAGCTATTGAAATTGAGGCAGATGTTATTCTTAAAGGGACTCGTGTAGACGGAATCTACACCGCTGACCCAGAAAAGGATACGAGTGCTACTAAATTTGACCACATCACCTTTGAAGATGTGTTGAAGAAAGGTTTGAAAGTTATGGACACTACAGCATTCACTTTGAGTCAGGAAAACGAGTTGCCTATTATCGTGTTTGACATGAACACTCAAGGCAATTTATTGAAGTTGCTTAAAGGTGAAAACATAGGGACTACGGTTCAATAA
- a CDS encoding ABC transporter permease subunit — translation MIKKLSIAIFILIAAVPVLLGLGYALMYSLGLTGILSEGFTTTHWEETLITTTFWKSLGFSLYIALVVMLISLFFSLWIVISWIKQLNKGSLSYITYLPLAFPAIVMAFFSFQLLSKSGFMSRVVYKMGWIDSLEQFPDWTNDEFGISIIFSLCLLITPFFIILYSNLYQNERIAELKALAITLGAKPSQVIFKVIVPILLKKSAFTIMLFVIFIMGTYEIPLLLGRQNPSMLSVFIVQKLQKFNLADIPQAYAIAVIYILLIASIIALVYKTRPTFFNSSSSS, via the coding sequence GTGATCAAAAAACTATCCATAGCAATTTTTATTCTTATTGCGGCAGTACCTGTACTGCTAGGTTTAGGGTATGCTTTAATGTATAGTTTGGGGTTGACAGGAATTTTAAGTGAGGGATTCACTACTACTCATTGGGAGGAAACTTTGATCACTACGACGTTTTGGAAATCGCTGGGATTTAGCCTTTATATTGCTCTAGTAGTGATGCTAATTTCCCTATTTTTCTCTCTGTGGATCGTGATCTCTTGGATAAAACAACTGAATAAGGGATCACTGTCCTACATCACCTATTTACCGCTGGCTTTTCCAGCAATCGTGATGGCGTTTTTTAGTTTCCAATTATTATCAAAAAGTGGATTCATGAGCAGGGTGGTCTATAAAATGGGCTGGATAGATAGTCTGGAGCAATTTCCAGATTGGACAAATGATGAATTCGGAATCTCGATCATATTTAGTTTGTGCCTGTTGATCACACCGTTCTTTATCATTCTGTACTCCAATCTGTATCAAAATGAACGTATCGCAGAATTAAAAGCTCTGGCAATAACATTGGGCGCAAAGCCTTCTCAGGTTATTTTTAAGGTGATTGTACCTATTTTATTGAAAAAAAGCGCGTTTACCATCATGCTTTTTGTGATTTTCATCATGGGAACCTATGAGATTCCGCTGCTGCTAGGACGTCAGAATCCATCGATGCTGTCTGTGTTTATCGTTCAGAAGCTACAGAAATTCAATCTGGCAGATATCCCTCAGGCTTATGCCATCGCGGTGATTTATATTTTACTCATCGCAAGTATCATAGCCCTGGTTTACAAGACTAGACCCACCTTTTTTAATTCCAGCAGCAGCTCATGA
- a CDS encoding ABC transporter ATP-binding protein: MDALLDIQNITKSFGTEKVLDNVTFQLAEHEVLSVLGKSGSGKTTLLKILAGLEREDSGEITLSRKRMNDTPPNKRNIVYLYQEPLLFPHLNIEENVAFGLRIRKQPKGQITAKVAEMLEEIGLSEHAKKMPHQLSGGQRQRVSFARALVINPKVLLLDEPFGALDSETRTQMQQLFKRVSAKYRLTSLFITHDLKEALIMGDHIGKIEKGVFKKYKSQEEFYNDETSGVRQEAEFWKQFNP; this comes from the coding sequence TTGGATGCACTGCTAGACATACAGAACATCACAAAAAGCTTCGGTACGGAGAAGGTTTTGGACAACGTGACTTTCCAGCTAGCCGAGCATGAAGTGTTGAGTGTTTTGGGTAAATCTGGTAGTGGCAAAACTACTTTGCTCAAGATTTTGGCCGGTCTGGAGCGAGAAGATAGTGGGGAAATTACGCTTTCGCGAAAGCGTATGAACGACACGCCTCCTAACAAGCGCAACATCGTTTACCTTTACCAAGAGCCGTTGCTGTTCCCGCACCTCAACATCGAGGAAAATGTCGCTTTTGGATTGCGCATACGTAAACAGCCCAAGGGACAAATCACCGCTAAAGTCGCTGAAATGCTGGAGGAAATAGGCCTTTCAGAACACGCAAAAAAAATGCCTCACCAGTTGTCTGGTGGTCAGCGACAACGCGTATCCTTTGCTCGAGCTCTTGTGATCAACCCAAAAGTTTTGTTGCTGGATGAACCTTTTGGCGCTCTGGACTCAGAAACACGCACGCAAATGCAACAATTGTTCAAGCGCGTATCAGCAAAATATAGGCTTACTTCGCTTTTCATAACCCACGATCTCAAGGAAGCACTCATTATGGGAGACCACATTGGGAAAATTGAGAAGGGCGTGTTTAAGAAATATAAATCCCAAGAAGAATTCTATAACGACGAGACCAGCGGCGTGCGTCAGGAAGCCGAATTCTGGAAACAATTTAATCCATAA
- a CDS encoding ABC transporter permease, translated as MKKVLQILFALSIVFPIGFLVVLSLGRNWPYPVVLPKSLSLENWSFLQQSDSELWQTFLLSLLISIIVATATTALAFVTSKQLAQSKYRNKLMLLAYIPYVLSPVILAATLQYYFIYASLSGSVAGVLLAQVFIAYPFAVIILNNFWNHKIKSMEELSRTLGSSSWQTFKKVLIPVSKNALLLCFFQTFLISWFEFGLTNLIGVGSVQTLTVKVFSYVNEANIFYAALASCLLIVPPMILIWLNKKYIFATETVI; from the coding sequence ATGAAAAAAGTTCTACAAATACTTTTTGCGCTATCGATCGTGTTCCCGATTGGATTTCTGGTGGTGTTGAGTTTGGGTCGCAACTGGCCGTATCCGGTGGTATTACCAAAATCGCTTTCGTTGGAAAACTGGAGTTTTTTACAGCAATCAGATAGTGAGTTGTGGCAAACATTTCTGCTCTCGCTTCTTATCTCTATCATTGTCGCTACTGCTACCACGGCGCTGGCATTTGTAACCAGCAAGCAACTGGCGCAAAGTAAATATCGCAATAAATTGATGCTACTTGCCTATATTCCTTACGTATTGTCTCCCGTGATACTCGCGGCAACCTTACAATATTACTTCATCTACGCCAGTCTTTCTGGAAGCGTGGCCGGAGTGTTGCTCGCCCAGGTTTTTATCGCTTATCCATTTGCGGTGATCATACTGAACAATTTCTGGAACCATAAGATCAAGTCTATGGAAGAATTGTCCCGTACTTTGGGCAGTAGTAGCTGGCAAACTTTTAAAAAGGTGTTGATCCCGGTTTCTAAAAATGCTTTATTACTGTGTTTTTTTCAGACGTTTTTGATCTCATGGTTTGAGTTTGGGTTGACTAATTTGATCGGTGTGGGAAGCGTGCAGACCTTGACGGTAAAAGTTTTCAGTTATGTCAACGAGGCCAATATCTTTTACGCAGCCCTCGCCAGTTGCTTGCTTATCGTACCGCCCATGATATTGATTTGGCTGAACAAGAAATACATTTTTGCCACAGAAACCGTAATTTAA
- the frr gene encoding ribosome recycling factor yields MSEEVDFIVDSAKEDMGKAIKHLEKSLLNIRAGKASPAMLGGVMVDYYGSQTPLSQVANVNTPDGRTISVQPWEKQMIPEIEKGIMIANLGLNPMNNGESVIINVPPLTEERRRDLSKQARAEGEEAKIGVRNDRKVAMNELKKLDISEDLQKNVEVDIQELTDQHIKTIDEMIAVKEKEIMTV; encoded by the coding sequence ATGAGCGAAGAAGTAGATTTTATAGTAGATAGCGCAAAAGAAGACATGGGAAAGGCGATCAAGCACCTTGAAAAGTCTCTACTCAATATACGTGCAGGAAAAGCAAGTCCTGCAATGTTAGGCGGCGTGATGGTAGATTATTATGGAAGCCAGACTCCATTAAGCCAAGTTGCAAATGTCAATACACCTGACGGTCGCACGATAAGTGTTCAACCCTGGGAAAAACAAATGATCCCTGAAATCGAAAAAGGAATCATGATCGCAAACCTAGGCTTGAATCCCATGAATAATGGAGAGAGTGTAATCATAAATGTCCCTCCACTTACAGAGGAACGCAGACGTGATCTTTCTAAACAAGCGCGTGCAGAAGGTGAAGAAGCAAAAATAGGTGTACGTAACGATCGTAAGGTGGCTATGAACGAACTCAAAAAGCTGGACATCTCTGAAGATCTGCAAAAAAATGTGGAAGTTGACATCCAGGAACTCACAGATCAACATATCAAAACTATAGATGAGATGATCGCTGTTAAGGAGAAAGAAATTATGACGGTTTAA